TCCTGTTTTGTTCATAGAGCACCGCTGGTTGCACAATCAGCAATGCGATGAGTCTGAATTGGTTGATTTAACCCAGCCACTTGATAAAGTCAGGCATCATAAGCAGGGTGGAAATATCACTCTAGTAGCAAATAGTTACATGTTATTAGAAGCTTTGCTAGCCGCAGATAAACTGGCTGAAAAGGGGATTAACTGTGAAGTCCTAGAAACTGTTCAAACTGATAAAGCAGGCTGGCAGCCAATTTACGACTCAGTAAATAAAACTGGGAATTTTTTGGTTTGTGACAGTGCTCATAAAAGCTTTTCTGTGGCTGCTGAATTGGTCGCTAGTGTGACTGAAAATTGTTTTGGGAGTCTTAAAGTAGCTCCACGAAGGTTAGGATTACCCGACCACCCAGAACCAACAAGCTATGGAATGACTAAAGATTTTTACAACAATGCAGATACTATTACTAATAGTGTTTGCGAAATGCTTGGGTTAGAAAAGGTCGATGTGATTGAAGTCGGCGGGGCGCACGATATTCCAGGCAAATGGTTTAAAGGACCATTCTAATCATATGAATTTAAAAATTGAACATAAACTTGCAGTTGTGACTGGGGCTTCTGGTGGCTTGGGTATGGCTATAGCCCAATCACTTGCTCAAGAGGGTGCTGACGTTATTTGGGTTGCTAGAAATACTGATAAATTAGCAAAATTAACTGAACAGGCATCTGCACAATATAACAATAATAACCGTTACTTCAGTGTCGATTTAAAAGCCATTGATGGTCCGAAAATACTGTTGGACTGGCTTTCGTCTAAAAACTTACAGCCTGATATTGTGATCAACAATGTTGGTGGAAATTTGGGTGTGACAGATCCATTAAGTCCAGTTGAAGCTTGGCGAGATGTAATGCAATTCAATTTGCTCAATGCGATAGAGATAAATAATGCATTGTTACCATCAATGCGTGCTAAAAAATGGGGGCGAATTTGTCATATCTCCTCTATTGCCTCGTTAGAAAATCAAGGAACCCCTATGTATTGTGCAGCTAAGGCTGCGCTTAATGCATATGTTCGCAGTGTCGGGCGCTACGTTTCGAAAGACAATGTTGTTATGACAGCTGTTTTACCCGGTGCAGTATTTACCGAAGGGGGTTATTGGGATGAGACGCTTAAATCGCGGCCTGAACATGTCGAAAAATACTTGTCAGAAAGAATGGCAATAAAACGGTTTGGTACTCCTGAAGAAATTAGTGAGTTTGTGGCCTTCCTAGTATCCGATAAAGCTTCTTTTGCAATTGGAACATCCGTATTGCTTGATGGTGGCCAAGGAAGAGTGTTTTTTGAGGGGTAAACCAGTGCTAAACAAAGATTTGCGAAAAAGAATTGTAGAGATAGTCACTAAAGCAAAAGAAGGGCATATCCCGAGTTCTTTTTCTATAGTAGATATTATCGACCATCTATACGGGCAAGTTCTACGCTTCGACGCAGCCGACCCTAATTGGTCAGAACGAGATATATTTGTACTATCAAAAGGACATGGATGTGCAGGTTTGTACGTTGTACTGGAAAAATACAAATTATTGAGCTCTGCCGATTTAGATAACTACTCGCAGCCCAGAGGGGTATTGGGTGGTCATCCAGATAGAACAAAAGTACCTTTTATCGAGGCTTCAACCGGCTCCCTTGGTCATGGATTTCCTTTCTCCGTAGGGATCGCTATCGGTAACAAAATTAAGCAGAAAAAATCCCGAGTTATCGCCTTGCTTGGTGACGGTGAATGTCATGAAGGAACTATATGGGAAGCTGCCCATGTCGCTGCGAATCGAGGCTTAGATAATTTGGTTGCGATTGTCGACTGGAATTTATCTGGTGCTCAATTGTGCCCTGTAGATGATCTTCCTGCAAAATGGGCAAGTTTTGGTTGGGAGGTTCATGTCTTTGATGGGCACAACCAAAATAGCATTAGCGATGCTTTTAAACGCATAGAACAAGCCAGCAAACCCATCGCATTAATTGGCAAAAATACCAAAGGGTACGGTGTGAAACTCGTGGAAGGACATGGTAGGTGGCATCATCGAATTCCCAACCAGCAGGAATTTGAGCAAATAATGGAAGCGCTAGAAGTATGAAAGGTTTAAGAGAGCAATTTGCCGACACTATGCTTGATATTGGTCGTCAAAACGATGACTTGGTGGTGATGGTTGGTGACATCAGCCATGGTATTTTACAACCCTTTGCGCAAGCCTGCCCTGGGCGATATTTTAATATTGGCATTTGTGAGCCAGCTATGGTTTCTATAGCGGCGGGTATGGCAAAACAGGGCTTAATTCCTGTGACTCATACAATAGCTCCATTTTTGATTGAGCGTTCATTTGAACAAATTAAGTTAGATTTTGGCTATCAAGGGTTTGCGGGTAATTTTATTTCAGTTGGAGGAGCATTCGACTATGCTCAACTTGGCTGTAGCCATCATTGTTATGCTGATGTATCGCTCATGTCCCATATTCCTAATAGTCAGGTGTTTTGTCCTGGTTCAGCAACAGAATTCGATGAGTTGTTTCGCGCCCAATACAATAGCGGAAAGATCAACTATTTTAAATTGACTGAAAACCCACATGGTGTTGAGTTCGAACAACCCATAGAGGCTGGTAAAATTATTCAAGTTACCGAAGGAAGCGATATCAGTGTTATCGTGTTGGGCCCGCAACTTAAAAACGCCATTGAAGCCACCAAAGAGCTTAGTGAAAAGCATGGTGTGAATGTGGATTTGTTGTATGTTCATAGCGTCAAGCCCTTTGACTCTGCCCGGGTTATTGACAGTCTTAGTAGAACGGGACGTGCCCTAGTAGTTGAAGAGCTTTCAGCGCAAGATGGGATATATAACTTAGTGATGCGGAGTTGGAATAGCAGGGATCGGGCTGACATACGACAACTGGCCATTGATGATTTTGTCCATGAGTATGGGGAGTATTCTACCTTATGCGAAGTGAGTGGGCTCACAGCGAGCAATATCGTTAAAACCGCAATCGAGACGTTAAGTAATGCGCAACGTTGATAAATGTAAAGTATGCCAAAGTGAGCAGTTAGATTCGCTATTAGAATTACCGGGTTTGCCATTATCTGAAACTTATGGGGTGTATGAACCTGATTTTAAAAACTTTGACCAAGGCATTGATATATGCGCTTGTTGTGGGCACGTGCAACTAGCCTTTCAGTTGCCCCCTAGTGTCCTTTACAATGAATCTGATTACAATTACTCGACGGCTAAATCCTCTTCAACAATCAAACGCTTCAATAGTTTCAGAGAGTTCATCGGACAAACCATGAGCCATCAAACTGAGTCGATCATTGATATTGGCGGTAATGATATAAGTTTATTGTCGTTGTTCGATGTTGAGCATAAATATTTAGTCGACCCTAGTGTTGCTAAGCATATTGACTATCAGGATGTTAAGACGATAAAGGGCTTTGTTGAGGATATCGATTTGGCGCAAATATCGCCGCAGGTAGTCGTCTGCTCTCATGCTTTGGAGCACATCGCTGAGCCACGTAAATTTATCCAAACTCTGTTAGATAAATGTGACGAAAATACGTTGTTTTATTTTGAGGTTCCTTGTTTTGAAAAACAGATAGCGGCGCTTCGATTTGACGCTTTCTTTCATCAGCATTTTCATTATTTCCATCCTACATCTATCCATAAGTTAGTAGATAGTTGTGATGGAGAACTGATTTCTATTCAATATAATGCCTATCCAACATGCGGCGGTGCGGTAATGTTTGCTTTTAAAAGAAGGTTAAAGGGCACCAAAGCCTCGGTACCATTAGAATATCCTATTCAAAGCGTTGCGAGCTTGAAGCAGGCGTTTCACGCTAACTATGCGACGTTTAAGAAGCAAAATATTCAAATCTCCAAATGGCTAACACAACACTCAAAAGTATATGGCTATGGTGCAAGTTTATTATTGCCAGTCATCCTTTATCATATTGGTGAAGCAGCGAAAAAAATCACACTTGTATTTGATGACGATCAGTCCAAAACTGGATTTACCTATAAAAACATACAGGATTTGAAAGTTGATACACCATCGGGTTATCAGATTTCCGAGCTTGATGGCATACTGATTACGTCATACGAAAACATACCAATATTGGACCATATGATTAAAAAGCGCTTCGTCGCCGAACGCTTTGAGGGTTTTACTATATGAACATATTCGCTTCTTTGTTTGAAATGCTTAAAGAAACTAAAAGTTTTCATGCTCATTCTAAACACTTTCATGCATTTAGTAGTGAAGTCTGTACCAAGTTGATCGAACAGAGCGGATTTTCTTCCAATGAAGAGGTTGCAGTTGATTTTGGTCCCTTTGGACATATTGTTTTTCCATATTATTCAATGGGAAATATAGATTCATTGAAGTTGTTTGGGCTTGATGAACTGATACTATTCTCTTTTTATCATGCCAATCAATGTCGCTACAAACGCACTGCAGATATGGGCGCAAATATAGGTTTGCACAGTATATTGATGTCTCGATTGGGCTGGCATGTGACCGCATTTGAGCCAGATCCAATACATGTAGCCAAAATAAAGCAACATGCTGAACTTAATTCTATTTCAACTATTAATATTAGAGAAAATGCGGTCTCCAATGAATCTGGAACTTTAGTTTTTACGCGGCTCAAAGGTAATCGAACAGGAAGTCATCTTAAGGGTAAAAAGAGCAACGTATATGGGGATATCGATGAATTTGAGGTTCAATGCGTTGCACTGACGGATGTGATGGCTGAGTTTGATTTTATTAAAATGGACATTGAAGGCGCAGAAGTAGACGCTATTTGTTCAACCTCAAAGCAACATTGGCAAAATACCGACATGATGCTGGAAGTGGGTAGTGAAGAAAATGCATGCCGAATTCTGAAGCATATTCACGAACTTGAATTGCATGCATATAGTCAGAAAATGGGTTGGAGAAAAGTTGAAAATATTAACCATATGCCGTTTGGTTATAAAGAAGGAAGTTTATTTATCTCTGCGCAAGCTCAATTAGTCTGGGATATATAGAGGCCTTACGTTGGAGCACAACAAAGTTGTTGGAGTCTGGGACTTTGATTCAGTTGATAGTCGAATAGGCAGTTTATATATATTTATACATGAGCTGGAATATTATCACAGAGATATTCGAACAATCGCGGTCAAAAATTACCGCCCCGCTTATGAACCTATGCTGAATATTTTAAAGCGCTTTTCATCCCACAATATCGCCATCGATAGTGAGCGGGTTGAGTCAGGATTAATTCATGACTTGATTGAGCCCGAAAGGACGAGTAGGCGAGGAAGTACTCGCTGGATTGCTGATTTACTTGGGGAGTTTGGAGGGCGATACCCCCATTCAAACAAGAGGTTATTATTAAAAGATAAGCCAGAAAAAATTATAATTAGTGTTCATCTTAAAAATAACCAAACAGACCCTCAAAGTAATGCTAATCAGCAAAATTGGCATAGCTTTTTTAGCCGATGGTGCGAAACATCTCCTGAAGTGAATTTTATTTTAGTCGGTGATGACTCGATCGAGCACAGGATTTTGTCTCTAAGCAACGTGCACGCTTTTGAGGGGCAATTGGCAGACTACTTCTCCGTAGTGTGTGAAAGCGACTGTTTCATCGGAATGTCCAGTGCATTCTGTGCAGCTGCTATATTGGGCGGTAAACCATATCGCATTTGGAAGCATGTAGGTCACCATACAAGAGAAATGGCGCTGGAGTTAGACCAGCAAAAGCAATTTCCCTTTCGATGCAAAAATCAAAAGCTACTAACTGCTACAGATACCCTAGAATCCGTCAACCAAGAGTGCAGAGAAATGTTGCAAGAAATGGGATTATAAAAAATGCCTAATACTCAATTATTAAAACATAAGGTTGCTTTGGTTACGGGCGGGAGTAGTGGTATTGGAGCCGAAATATGCAAACAACTAAATCTTGCTGGCGCTAAAGTTATTATAGTCGACCTAAATAAGCCCCAAAATTTCGATGGGAAAGAAGTGAGTTGGATTAATTGCGATTTAACAGATGAGATAGCGTTACAAAACTTAATTCCTCAGCAGTTGAAGGCTCATACTAGTATTGATATCCTGATTAATACTGCTCGAGGACCGCGGGGTAATAAACCTTTAGTCGAATCATCAACTTCGTTTCAGCATGCTCTAGATGTCGGTCTTAAAGCTCCTCTGCTATTGTCTCAGTCTTTTATTCAACACGTTGCAAATAAGTCAGAAGAGAAAGCAATTGTGAACATTTCTTCTATCTGCGCACAACAGATATCCAAAGAAAGTGCGGCATATCACCTAGCGAAAGCCGGTTTGGATTCACTTACTCGTTATCTAGCTGTTCATGCAGGAGAACAAGGCGTTAGAGTAAATGGGGTTGCACCTGGCTTTATTGTAGCTGATCAGCACCTTGAGCGATTTCACAGCCAAGATAACTTAGAATATCGAAAAAGAGCCGAGCACGCGCATCCGCTCAAAAAGGTTGGGGTGGATATAGACGTTGCAAACGCTGTTATATTTTTATGCTCCCCGATGTCGAGTTTTATTACAGGACAAACCATCGTAGTCGATGGTGGGCTGGGGCTGCGTGATGGTTGGCATCAACTCAATTATCTTGCGAATAATAGAAAGGGTGACTAATGTTAGCAGCACAAAAATGGGCACTAATAACGGGGGCAAGTGAAGGGATAGGAAAGCAATGCGCAATCGCTTTGGCCTCAAGCGGTTTTTCACTGCTGTTGGTCGCCCGGCGTCAAGACAAACTTGAGCGTTTAGCAAAAAATATTATTGATGAATATTCAGTAGAGTGTGAATTTCTGAGTTGCGATCTCACTGAGGTAGCTAGTATCGATCGAATATATGATTGGCTTAATCATTCTCAACGGTCAATCCAAGTCCTGCTGAATAATGCTGGTGGGGCTAAAAAAAATGCGCCCTTACACAAATTAGACAGAGACGATTGGCAGCATGCATTTGTACTCAACCTTTTTTCAATTGTTGATTTGACTAACAAGATACTGCCGCTAATTGATAAGCAAGGGAGAGGGCGGATTATTAATATCTCCAGTATTAATGCGAACTCTCCGGGATTTTTCAACCCGCATTATTCAGCTGCAAAAGCGGCGCTAAATAACTTTAGCAAACATTTATCTAAACAGCTTGCTAGTAGTCAGGTGACAGTTAATACCGTATCGCCTGGCATAATAGAAACTGAAGGCTGGCATGGACATATGCAAAAAGTGGCGTTGGATGTCAATTTGCCCGTAAAGCATGTAGTTGATGAAGCAAAAACCAACGCCAGTAAAAGGATTCCATTGGGACGTATGGGGACTGTCAACGATGTGGCATCCCTAGTTAACTTTTTGGCAAGTGAATCAGCTGGTTATATTACAGGTTCAGACTTCACAGTTGATGGTGGCAAAAGGCATGAAATGTAAGGTGCGTAAGTTGATATCCACTTCAATAGGTGATTGAGAAGGATTGGCAATCCGATATCAATTTTTATTCAATACTCTTTTAATTTCTTGCTGGGCGAGTGTATAACTCGAAGGCGTACCTATGTCACGGTGATAGGTCTGATTGACCCATCCAAAAATTTTTTCAAAATAGCTGGGCAATAATTCAGTGCTGATATCAGTGATCGCGCTACATTTAAGTGTTTCTATTACCTGTTTAGAAAAAATATAGACAGCACCATTAGCCAGATTCCCAGGTGGATTAGCGACTTTTTCATGCATGTTGGTTACTACGCCATGGGCATCTACTTCGACGATGCCGCATGACTGGGGTGTATCTGTGGCAAATAACATCATAGTGATTTCACATTCCTTCGGTCGATTTCTATGAGCAGCAATAAAATCGTCCATATCAAAGACCGATAAATTATCAGCATGGATCACCATCACGTCGTCTTCAGTTAGTTGTGAAACATTGCGTATAAGAGTGCCAGCAGTGCCTAAAAGATTGTCTTCGTGCCAACAATATAGGTTATCGAGATGGTTCCAATTCCTCACGATATGTCGCACTACTTTGTCTGCTAAGTAGTGCAGGTTAAGGTAAATTTGATTGACTGATTCGGCCGGAGCCAGCGCGTTAAGCCAAAAGTCGAGTAGCGGCACACCATTAATCGGGACTAGACATTTGGGGATGGTATTGGTAATCGGACGCAAACGAGTCCCCTCGCCAGCGGCTAATAATACTACTTTCATCCTAGCAAATTACTCATTTTTTCAAAAATTGCGGGCTTGGTAATTGGAATGTTACCGCGCACGTTTACCTGTATGGAGGAGCTCACACTGCCTACAAATGCTGCTTGCCAAATACTCGCTCCTGATGCGAGCATTAAAGCTGTAGTGACGAACATAGCGTCTCCTGCTCCGGCGGTATCAATAGCGCTGTCGGCTAAAGCAGGAAGATTATCGGTATCTAGTATTCCTTGGGAATTCAAATGACGAATTAATATCCCTTCTGCACCTAATGTAACAATCACATTTTGTGCGCTGAGCTTTTCGGCTAAATCTTTTGATACTTGAATTAAGCCATTTGAATCATCTTGAGTGGTTTGTCTGGCTTCCACTTCTGTGGGAGTGGTTAACAATAGATCACTGAATTTGGCTAAATCCCCTACCTGTGATGAGGTTTGACTATCAGCAACCATCGGAATCTTATGCTCTTTGCATATTTGACTGATTTTCTTGACGAGTTTAGGGCATAACAGGCCCATATTGAAATCGGCAAATATAACGAGATCGAATTGGGCCACCCGACGGCTAAATTTTTCGACAAATTTGGTGATAAGTGGAGCATCAATATCATGTCGGCGGTAGCTATTGACCCGTAATAAGGTTTTATCTTTGGCACGATAGCGCAATTTATGGGTTGTAGGACGCGATGTATCTTGTTCAATTATAGCGTTAATACCGTATTCATCTAATTTGCTGCGGGCGAAATCCGCATGTTTATCTTTGCCGGTCAAACTGAAGAATGTTACATCAGCGCCTAAACTAGATGCATGTCCGGCTACAATTCCTGCTCCACCCAAGTACTGAAAAGATTCCAGTGGGCTGACCGCAATAGTCGGATCTTCTTGCGACATTCCTATAGCGAGACACTCTTGGTACTCATCAACGATAATGTCACCTAACACGGCAATTTTTAGTTGGCTAAAAGAGTCAATGAATCGGCTGAGAGTATCTCGATTTAAGTCGTAACGTTCATGGAATTTCTGTAACTTTTGCGATAATTTACTGTTT
Above is a window of Aliiglaciecola sp. LCG003 DNA encoding:
- a CDS encoding transketolase C-terminal domain-containing protein gives rise to the protein MPDSHSKVTSFAKQVNSAQHQAMQNDPAMLSFGLGIDDPKSIFDTTSGLVQAFGNERVFDMPTSENAMTGIGIGAALSGSRVLMTHQRLDFFLLAMDQLVNNAAKWHYMFNGQMKVPLTIRLIVGRGWGQGPTHAQNLQAWFAHIPGLKVVIPSKTDSVAQQLYQAIMDDNPVLFIEHRWLHNQQCDESELVDLTQPLDKVRHHKQGGNITLVANSYMLLEALLAADKLAEKGINCEVLETVQTDKAGWQPIYDSVNKTGNFLVCDSAHKSFSVAAELVASVTENCFGSLKVAPRRLGLPDHPEPTSYGMTKDFYNNADTITNSVCEMLGLEKVDVIEVGGAHDIPGKWFKGPF
- a CDS encoding SDR family oxidoreductase; its protein translation is MNLKIEHKLAVVTGASGGLGMAIAQSLAQEGADVIWVARNTDKLAKLTEQASAQYNNNNRYFSVDLKAIDGPKILLDWLSSKNLQPDIVINNVGGNLGVTDPLSPVEAWRDVMQFNLLNAIEINNALLPSMRAKKWGRICHISSIASLENQGTPMYCAAKAALNAYVRSVGRYVSKDNVVMTAVLPGAVFTEGGYWDETLKSRPEHVEKYLSERMAIKRFGTPEEISEFVAFLVSDKASFAIGTSVLLDGGQGRVFFEG
- a CDS encoding transketolase; translation: MLNKDLRKRIVEIVTKAKEGHIPSSFSIVDIIDHLYGQVLRFDAADPNWSERDIFVLSKGHGCAGLYVVLEKYKLLSSADLDNYSQPRGVLGGHPDRTKVPFIEASTGSLGHGFPFSVGIAIGNKIKQKKSRVIALLGDGECHEGTIWEAAHVAANRGLDNLVAIVDWNLSGAQLCPVDDLPAKWASFGWEVHVFDGHNQNSISDAFKRIEQASKPIALIGKNTKGYGVKLVEGHGRWHHRIPNQQEFEQIMEALEV
- a CDS encoding transketolase C-terminal domain-containing protein, with the protein product MKGLREQFADTMLDIGRQNDDLVVMVGDISHGILQPFAQACPGRYFNIGICEPAMVSIAAGMAKQGLIPVTHTIAPFLIERSFEQIKLDFGYQGFAGNFISVGGAFDYAQLGCSHHCYADVSLMSHIPNSQVFCPGSATEFDELFRAQYNSGKINYFKLTENPHGVEFEQPIEAGKIIQVTEGSDISVIVLGPQLKNAIEATKELSEKHGVNVDLLYVHSVKPFDSARVIDSLSRTGRALVVEELSAQDGIYNLVMRSWNSRDRADIRQLAIDDFVHEYGEYSTLCEVSGLTASNIVKTAIETLSNAQR
- a CDS encoding methyltransferase domain-containing protein, with product MRNVDKCKVCQSEQLDSLLELPGLPLSETYGVYEPDFKNFDQGIDICACCGHVQLAFQLPPSVLYNESDYNYSTAKSSSTIKRFNSFREFIGQTMSHQTESIIDIGGNDISLLSLFDVEHKYLVDPSVAKHIDYQDVKTIKGFVEDIDLAQISPQVVVCSHALEHIAEPRKFIQTLLDKCDENTLFYFEVPCFEKQIAALRFDAFFHQHFHYFHPTSIHKLVDSCDGELISIQYNAYPTCGGAVMFAFKRRLKGTKASVPLEYPIQSVASLKQAFHANYATFKKQNIQISKWLTQHSKVYGYGASLLLPVILYHIGEAAKKITLVFDDDQSKTGFTYKNIQDLKVDTPSGYQISELDGILITSYENIPILDHMIKKRFVAERFEGFTI
- a CDS encoding FkbM family methyltransferase, translating into MNIFASLFEMLKETKSFHAHSKHFHAFSSEVCTKLIEQSGFSSNEEVAVDFGPFGHIVFPYYSMGNIDSLKLFGLDELILFSFYHANQCRYKRTADMGANIGLHSILMSRLGWHVTAFEPDPIHVAKIKQHAELNSISTINIRENAVSNESGTLVFTRLKGNRTGSHLKGKKSNVYGDIDEFEVQCVALTDVMAEFDFIKMDIEGAEVDAICSTSKQHWQNTDMMLEVGSEENACRILKHIHELELHAYSQKMGWRKVENINHMPFGYKEGSLFISAQAQLVWDI
- a CDS encoding SDR family oxidoreductase, with translation MPNTQLLKHKVALVTGGSSGIGAEICKQLNLAGAKVIIVDLNKPQNFDGKEVSWINCDLTDEIALQNLIPQQLKAHTSIDILINTARGPRGNKPLVESSTSFQHALDVGLKAPLLLSQSFIQHVANKSEEKAIVNISSICAQQISKESAAYHLAKAGLDSLTRYLAVHAGEQGVRVNGVAPGFIVADQHLERFHSQDNLEYRKRAEHAHPLKKVGVDIDVANAVIFLCSPMSSFITGQTIVVDGGLGLRDGWHQLNYLANNRKGD
- a CDS encoding SDR family NAD(P)-dependent oxidoreductase, which codes for MLAAQKWALITGASEGIGKQCAIALASSGFSLLLVARRQDKLERLAKNIIDEYSVECEFLSCDLTEVASIDRIYDWLNHSQRSIQVLLNNAGGAKKNAPLHKLDRDDWQHAFVLNLFSIVDLTNKILPLIDKQGRGRIINISSINANSPGFFNPHYSAAKAALNNFSKHLSKQLASSQVTVNTVSPGIIETEGWHGHMQKVALDVNLPVKHVVDEAKTNASKRIPLGRMGTVNDVASLVNFLASESAGYITGSDFTVDGGKRHEM
- a CDS encoding nucleotidyltransferase family protein, whose translation is MKVVLLAAGEGTRLRPITNTIPKCLVPINGVPLLDFWLNALAPAESVNQIYLNLHYLADKVVRHIVRNWNHLDNLYCWHEDNLLGTAGTLIRNVSQLTEDDVMVIHADNLSVFDMDDFIAAHRNRPKECEITMMLFATDTPQSCGIVEVDAHGVVTNMHEKVANPPGNLANGAVYIFSKQVIETLKCSAITDISTELLPSYFEKIFGWVNQTYHRDIGTPSSYTLAQQEIKRVLNKN
- a CDS encoding PfkB family carbohydrate kinase, giving the protein MNQKLASIARIKFLKEQGKRISFVSGNFNIIHPGHLRFLLFAAEQAEVLVVGLYDKHDSISAYFENDERSLALQALNFVDEVIVVNGDRLDVIAQLQPDVLVKGKEFADSDNPEKDIVEAYGGKLIFSSGEKLFSSRELLQQQISENSKLSQKLQKFHERYDLNRDTLSRFIDSFSQLKIAVLGDIIVDEYQECLAIGMSQEDPTIAVSPLESFQYLGGAGIVAGHASSLGADVTFFSLTGKDKHADFARSKLDEYGINAIIEQDTSRPTTHKLRYRAKDKTLLRVNSYRRHDIDAPLITKFVEKFSRRVAQFDLVIFADFNMGLLCPKLVKKISQICKEHKIPMVADSQTSSQVGDLAKFSDLLLTTPTEVEARQTTQDDSNGLIQVSKDLAEKLSAQNVIVTLGAEGILIRHLNSQGILDTDNLPALADSAIDTAGAGDAMFVTTALMLASGASIWQAAFVGSVSSSIQVNVRGNIPITKPAIFEKMSNLLG